The genomic region AAATAAAGAAGGTGCTGTAGAGGACAGGCCCTGAGAACAACCTGTCTGGTGTATGTTTTTTTGGGGCTaaagttgcttttaaaattgcattttcaaAAGGCCGAATAAAGAGCTTTGTCCAAGTAAGATGAGGTTAGGACATTCAAAACCTCGAAGGAGCAAGGAAGGCAGAAAGAACAGCAGGCTGGAGAGAGTCCCACAAATGCCAGGAGGACTACAGGCTCCTCACGGCCTCttgccctcctcctccaccatcgTGGACCCCAGGAGGAATCCTACTGCAGGCCTCTTCACTAACACGCAGGTGAGGAACAAACATTTTACATACAAAAGGATCCAAGCCTTGTGAATACAAGGTAGAGTTTTATTAATGCACACTTCCCTTGCTCAGTATATATAAAACTATTTGCTAGATAGTTCTCTGCATATACAATAACATTAATATCCAATAAGATTGTCCTCTGTGCCTTTCAAGGTTGGTTTGTGTTTCAATTTCACTTCATTTAATGCATTTCAATATTTTAAGGCAGCTTTTTAAACACTCTATAGGACACAGTCACTGAATTCCTTTTTCCACCCTGAAACCCCAACATATACAACACTGTCAGCCTGCCAAGCTTACTTTGCAGCAGAAAGCGGGCAGTTTTCTCTCTACAGGTCTACTAGTGTCCTGGCTCTCCACTGTCCACCTCATCTAACGTTACTATTAAAAGCTTACTGCAACTAGGACTGAACAGCTTGAACCTGTCCAGGAACATCAACCTTTTACCATGGAGAAGTTGTCTCCGGAGGATTTGCAGGCAGAGGGTGCTGCAGGCAGCACAAATAAATATAGAAAATGAAaggcagctgggggtggggaaagttaCCTATGTAATCCAGTGGCTGCACCAGCAACCAACTCTCTCTACTGAAGGGCTGGAAAGTGCAGAGTTCCCTCTTGCTAAGCATGTTCCCCAGTGAGTAAACACTGGCCTGTGTTATGGCCCGCCACGTGGCCTATCTTGACAAATAATTCTAGCAAAGCACATATATCCAACTGGAAATGGCCTCCTGGGTGCCATTCACCTGGGAACAGCTAAACAGAGCAGAGAGAACTCCAGTTTAGGATCAAGTCTGCCAAGTAGGGCAAGACTATCTCATCCCTACTGGCAAGTtttccaggaaaggggggggggagcagccgcCACTTTTAGCTACTTACAGTAACAGAGGACAACAGTGCAGTGGCATCTTACTCAAGTTGTGTTAGTGCCTTCAGAGACCTCTGGATCTCTTGCTACTAAAGCTTTAGTTTAGACAGCAGAGGTAATAGCCTGCTATGGTCCCCAGACCAAGGTAGCAAAGGGGGGTACCATTCATACGGATTTATTACTCAATGAGACTGCCCAAATATACAGGGCACATCTTCCTcccccaacctagtgccttccaggtgttgctggactgtaactcccatcgtcctgaatcactggccatgcttgggCTGAAAGCACCAGCACAACTGGAAAGCACCAGATGGAGGGGAGATCATGGCCCCAACCTGCATGCTAGCAGGGTACCTCACAAAGCAACACTCACAAATGCTGGCAATTCCTCCCCTCCCTGTTCTCCACAGCTGCCACCTAAAGCGAACCACAGCCGGTGCTAGCAAATCAGAAAGGCTAGATCGCAGCTCTTGCTCACAAGCGTCACTTAGTGTGCATGGAAAACACACTATGCACCGCTTGAAATCAAAAGGAGACTGCATAAGCCAATTCTAATTATGGGGAAATTAAGTCAGAATAACAGGAACTGACAAAGGGATGGAAGAGCTGTGGCCCACTAGATCAGGCTTCCGCAACCTGGTACCTGCCAGGGACTGGggagactccatttcccatcaaccccaggcagGTGCCAGCACCTTagccttcctcctctgcttgGTCTCTATTCACTTTGGAAGAGGGTAGGGGAGAGGCGCAAGCCTGTCTGAATCAGCACCAGCTCCCCAGTCAAAGTGAGGCAGCTATGACCTAAACTAACCAGGATTCTCATCCGGAGCCAGGGATGTCAGATTTGTTGGCCCTTTTGCCAGGGAGGACCAGCCTCCAAGGCAAGGCAAGTGAACCCTTCCCCTCtatctgtgggagggggggatACACCTCCCTCCCACACCAAGAAAAAAGGTGCAGTAGGTCCATTTTTCACCAGGCCAAGACTTAATGCTGAGGGTCAATTTGAGACGATGCAGCAGCTGGTGAAACTGTTTTGAAAGCTCCTCAAGGGAAAGGGGcgagagcagcagcttccaggcAGCAAAGCCAGCAGAGGGCTGGGTGGGAGCTGAAGAGACTGCGAGGAGCTAGCAGGCAGCACTCCATCCATGCAGCTTGATAGAGGAGCTTCTCCATCCCAGAAATCCGCATGACAACATCATAGTCCAGCTCGACAAGAACCGCAGGAGACTGTGGCTCAAGCAATGGAGTGCAGGAAAGGATCCTGAGCAAGTGAGGAAAATCTGTTGGACGTGATGTAGTGATTGCTGTGCTTTTTTTCCCCAATCGTAATTTTTGTAAACTAAAGTTTTAACTTGTCCTAGTCCATTCTTCATTCCCTTTCACAAAAAAATATTGGCTGTTTGCCTTTAAGGAGGAAAACACTTGCCCTGTCCTCTTGTCTGCATCCTTCTCCAAAGGCATTCCCAGGCAAGGGAGCCAGCTGGCTCAGAGCCTTCCAAGGGCACCACAGATAAGAGCTTCAAGAGGCTGGCTGGTGCCTGGGCAAGTGCAAGCAGGGCAACGGTGCACCCCGCTTTCCCAGCCACCAAAGCACCCTCTTCCTGCTCCCTATCGGCTTGGTCAAGGCTCGGTGCCAGACTCCATTGCCTCTTCTGGACCTCCAGGCGTctgaaaggaaggggggaaagtgctGGGTTCTTGACCTGTGCAGTGCAGTCCTGCTCTTTGGATCCTTACTGGATGGAGCAGGAGGCAGACTCCCCAAAGCAGCAGGGACATGGTGAAGATGACACAGGCTTGGGAGGGATGAGGTCAAGGTCCTCGTCATCTGGGATTTCATCGAGGCGATACCCATCTTGCAGCAGCTGGCGGCTGAGATCCTGGTTGACCTGAGAAGCAAGAGGAGGGACAAGCTGAAAACACCTGCTGGAGGACTATGGAATTAGACATGGCCTGCTGGTTATCAGTTTGTGGCAACACAGAGGCAGGGTTTTCCACTGGTGGAATCAGTGACTTGCAATGCGCTCCATGCAGAAATATGAGAGCCCCATCAGTAGTGGCATTCTGCTGCCTCTTGAAGACACGCCGGTTGAGGCAAGCATTCTCCTGAACTTTAACTTCCTGATCTAATTACCTTAACTGCTTTTACCCCACTGTTTTACTTGCTATGCTTCTTCACTGTTttcttttattgtgcattttaattatggttGTTTTTTTCAAATCCTAAGAACACTTGAGAGCATATTCCTATGCTTATCTATTCAGAACTGTGTCCCCTTATAGGATTGGACTGCAGTCCTAAGAAGGAAGAAAGGCGTGGAGAGCTCTCCTTCCTAGCAAGCATGCCAGTGAGAAAATGCAGGTGTGTGCACACACTTCCATGTGCCTACATTTCCTCACTCATGGTGAGTCACAACATGCTTACTgggacacatgcacacacagacattGCATGTAAGAAAGGGTTCCCGAACTGCACGCTCTCCCATCCCTGGCGACCGGCTGGCTAGAGATGGAGTctgacagcatctggagggtattTGCACCCCAAGATTAATGAGCAGGCAACATGAGCATCTGAGGTTCATcttgcaccccacccccacctgccatAAAAGCCTTTGCTCACTAACCATCAGAAGGTCAAACAGACAGGCAGACAAACCCCACCACCTGCAGGTCAATTTCAATGCCTGTAAGGAGCAAGCCATGCACCAGACTTGCCTCTGCAGAGGAGTAACCGGAGGAACATCTTGATTCCAGCTCCTCATCACTAGGAGAGAAAAACACCAAGGGTCAGCACAAACTGAAAGGGTATTTCTAGCACACTTCCGGCTCCCAGTTCTCTGCTAAGAATGAATAGGGTTTTGTGACATGAGAGGAAGTTTGTCTCCCATAAGAGCATAAAatgaccctgctggatcagactagtccagcatcctattcccagagcagccaaccagatgtttctgggaaatccacaagcaatgCTGACTCCTGCCATTGCTCCCCCATATCTTCAGGGGAATCCTGTTCACAGATTGATCCTCTTTGCTAACACTTTTAGAGCCATTTAAAATTGGTGGCAATGCTCAAACCTTTTTGGCCTTCCCTACCCACAATCAGCAAGCAGATCCCACTCACCCCTCACCTGTCAGAGTCCAGGGACACCAGGGTTTCATCTGAGATCTGGCTGAGGGCAGCATAGCCCTTGTTGAACTTCACTGACCTAGAGAAAGAGGCAAAAACCAATATGAAGCACCTGAGAgtgggggaaggtgaagggaagGGTGTTGGTGCAAAGGACAGGGTGTCACTCAGGCAGAAgatggccttgggcaagtcactgtcTCAACTGGACAAACCTGATGTGGCCTTTGGCACCAATTCAAGGTGCAAAAAAGTCAGGTTCTGTATCTACGTATTCTGGAAGCACATTTCAAATCATTCAAAGCTGAATCCTGCAGTCAAGGATGACTTATCAACAACAGGGACAGAGGAAGCTACCTCAACCAAGTGAGACCATTTGTGCTCTGCACCAAGCAGGATTGAACTTGGTGTATCAGCTGATTTACAGAAGTACAATCCTGCTTGGTTCAAAGCTTCAGAAGCTCCTGACACCCAGCAGTATGATGCCAGGGGTGTGCAGCTTGTCCCAAAAGGCTTGGCAGGCCAAATGGAGAGGACTGTTGGCCCAAGCCTGGGGTCCCCTGCCCAAGTTCTCCACTTTCAGACAGGAgtgtctcccagccccacctggagctcATGGACTGAACCTGGCACCACCTTCCTGCAACGCAAGAGTTTCTACCTCTGAGCTGCACTGGCCCTTCTCTTAAATTGTGCCATTTCTGGAGGCCTTTGGCTGCTTTTCTGAATTCACCCCTTCAAGGGGAGAAGTAGAGAGAGCGCTAGATTAGGTTAGCAGGACACCAACGTTAGCAGCCTAACCTAACGCATGCAGACTTGTTAAGGGTCACTGAACTCACAAAAAAGCCCAAAATCCCCCAAACAGTAAGAAAATGGACTGGACCTCTTGGCTGGTAGCTTGGGCTGGTGCCGGACGGCTCCTGAGAATGCGCCTCCCTTCCTCCGCAGCATCGCCTTTGCCATCTCACGATGTTTCTCTGCAGCCCCCAAAATGACCAAGGCAAACTCA from Podarcis raffonei isolate rPodRaf1 chromosome 9, rPodRaf1.pri, whole genome shotgun sequence harbors:
- the FAM219B gene encoding protein FAM219B isoform X2; the encoded protein is MEAAAAAGGGAEPPGRREAATLPGPSRDTGQRDKKRTSRETPVEKRGPYLMSKTPSIQDKLQKHREMAKAMLRRKGGAFSGAVRHQPKLPAKRSVKFNKGYAALSQISDETLVSLDSDSDEELESRCSSGYSSAEASLVHGLLLTGIEIDLQVVGFVCLSV
- the FAM219B gene encoding protein FAM219B isoform X1 gives rise to the protein MEAAAAAGGGAEPPGRREAATLPGPSRDTGQRDKKRTSRETPVEKRGPYLMSKTPSIQDKLQKHREMAKAMLRRKGGAFSGAVRHQPKLPAKRSVKFNKGYAALSQISDETLVSLDSDSDEELESRCSSGYSSAEVNQDLSRQLLQDGYRLDEIPDDEDLDLIPPKPVSSSPCPCCFGESASCSIQ